In the genome of Drosophila subpulchrella strain 33 F10 #4 breed RU33 chromosome 2L, RU_Dsub_v1.1 Primary Assembly, whole genome shotgun sequence, one region contains:
- the LOC119547618 gene encoding putative ATP-dependent RNA helicase SoYb isoform X1: MEPQLDAGQGEPILITHFVNPHKFSYVKCKDVQKSALLVLQIEQDLKDYCSSEKSKTVYLEDERVIVRYMPWKPPKLLRGVVLKRQYEEYLVRIVDYGFTLCCSVRDLWPLPEHLSRSFWDIKEGGVAFIIPSFGSCWPRSAIRSLDKQLEEATQLTFKVLYKSSSNRDFGQLLLRSSSQTEDAAEFLIQREHARRNESQTMLMGSSSDELSFELAEINDLAIDARPRVRSIMELVAGSSSSENPQKLHLQKLIYTNVSGALNAGANRYTLTHPSTQPQKLDALLQNRNTYLIPETGKILSKIQSNSGNSVQTALVNWSKQVDTKIPHKKNKLEVHGKLDEKFVRSENLSDCISKLKLSAVNQKYDQKDNRCDSNPTKPSLSSENFTAHLDQTSSLKSSCSDKAEISESSTIYSSIASNGNETDQLNTRTVTFSMEKLDQIFNDMLGKTSSGSLIPRSGSHQSNPRTLTSTSDLAKKAESDVDIPIYKSKGSPTHLVLAHSAETVDPVRSYNELHLCKEIQLAMNDLKFHSPLPTQMYSWPHLVQGGSLVLVNGSGTGRSWSYLPVVCSSVLRSLQNAPTSLEDRLAPGPLALLVVDSVENAKKLTSHCDFLMRDYNTEFPNVVNTHAYSMDDVYLILLNSCGVLVTTMTHLLDILVSTLNLVDLTRLQFLIFDDFDRMRLGNPQLLDEVLQKVHSFGCLTMQLVLVAQQWHSEKYRKLLKRSIKPLILFGDFFEAALYGGLKMKIILRNSALKTKQLLEILAAQEGPRKRTLIYCKDQMELDHLKIVLTGAGHQCVGISRALNLEPHELMLVKDSQLQEQLPMRNIELLIHFSLSESWLRFASRFHTMAGNIRNLLTTSPGNEKHSLVTYLMLDERNSREWSRTIKFLQDHGIETKELMPHSWLKLDDSLPYCPYLLSSGDCNRNQCNKRHYYVSTDLPGPGNPLQQAGTLIRCKLYQVYDAVHMAVWPMKYKTKDSTTWIKVPYPSNPSTLVLKMSLGVPKKVHSPCNLNDVCFVLYQETWRRVRIVDIPPKQLVSVQFLDHGREIVQVKPSELKQCPEKYRTLPPLAMDIRLSELVPAGEEGKWSANTIQWVQENLHVVDGQVIQICVDCAVLDVVYVKEVALIEECPTMLTSVYKIFLSKELLRQGFAKTDKSSIQELRVMHEHQKQEMEKLEADKENFSFVRRNTDLEDHKFILTSPRKECTELTKSSEESDLSNKKSFMIASHERFINTEKSEEKGSKELYKESTCKVDTEDTDEKSIQEKQAQIDPSIDSTTALLNTLIHELNTATPSKKKDTQHFIHNLVNGEENQDIPKRKSCAKPIKLNKTLEEFQLEPSKEQVTQSLNCATKSEEVVHPRVKWHQTQTHIELIIEQRVPEYKLIVEGNTIVYKVTTPTPNQRCLLNLLGEVKIDREKQHGYYLHVKLTKVGLPIYWPTLLNSLYAQQHSHWLIYDTERAQGAPPSVGLILLERYLNHEKRNNHSDSEEDESNSPDVFIESGVEYGNVDDSVYEDF; the protein is encoded by the exons ATGGAACCCCAACTGGATGCTGGCCAAGGAGAACCCATTTTGATAACACATTTTGTGAATCCCCACAAATTCAGCTATGTAAAATGCAAGGATGTACAAAAGTCAGCCCTCTTGGTACTACAAATAGAGCAGGATTTAAAGGATTACTGCAGCAGCGAAAAATCAAAGACCGTCTACCTGGAGGATGAAAGGGTTATTGTGCGCTACATGCCATGGAAACCGCCCAAGCTACTACGGGGTGTGGTTCTCAAGCGCCAGTATGAGGAGTACCTGGTTAGGATCGTGGACTACGGATTTACCCTTTGCTGTTCTGTGCGGGATCTGTGGCCACTGCCTGAGCATTTGAGCCGTAGTTTCTGGGACATCAAAGAGGGTGGAGTGGCGTTTATCATTCCCTCTTTTGGCAGTTGCTGGCCACGATCCGCTATACGAAGCCTGGACAAGCAGCTGGAGGAAGCCACCCAGCTCACTTTTAAAGTCTTATATAAAAGCTCATCCAATCGAGATTTCGGCCAGCTTTTGTTAAGATCATCTAGCCAAACTGAGGATGCAGCAGAGTTTCTTATACAGCGTGAACATGCCCGCAGAAATGAATCTCAAACCATGTTGATGGGTAGCTCTTCCGATGAGTTAAGCTTTGAACTGGCGGAGATCAACGACTTGGCGATCGATGCGCGTCCGCGTGTCAGGAGCATAATGGAGCTAGTGGCTGGTAGTTCGTCTTCCGAAAACCCCCAGAAGTTACATCTGCAGAAGCTCATCTACACCAATGTATCCGGAGCTTTGAATGCAGGTGCTAATAGATATACATTAACTCATCCGTCAACTCAGCCCCAGAAGTTGGATGCGTTACTTCAAAATCGTAATACCTATCTTATACCAGAAACTGGAAAAATCCTGAGCAAGATTCAAAGCAACAGCGGCAATTCCGTGCAAACAGCCCTGGTTAACTGGTCAAAACAGGTTGATACAAAAATTCCACATAAGAAGAACAAATTAGAAGTGCATGGTAAACTGGATGAAAAATTTGTAAGATCAGAGAATCTATCAGATTGTATCTCAAAGCTGAAGCTATCAGCAGTTAACCAAAAGTATGACCAAAAAGACAATCGATGTGATTCAAATCCGACAAAACCATCACTATCATCTGAGAATTTTACTGCACATCTTGATCAAACATCTTCACTAAAAAGTTCTTGCTCAGATAAGGCTGAAATATCCGAGTCATCAACAATATATTCGTCTATAGCTTCAAATGGTAATGAAACTGACCAACTAAATACTCGAACAGTAACCTTTTCAATGGAGAAGTTGGATCAGATATTTAATGACATGCTTGGTAAGACATCTTCTGGCAGCTTGATACCAAGAAGTGGAAGCCACCAATCAAATCCAAGGACTTTGACATCAACATCTGATTTGGCGAAGAAAGCTGAATCCGACGTAGATATTCCAATTTATAAATCGAAGGGTTCTCCAACCCATTTGGTGCTGGCACACAGCGCCGAGACGGTGGATCCTGTAAGAAGTTATAACGAGCTACATTTGTGCAAGGAAATCCAGTTGGCCATGAATGACCTGAAGTTTCATTCGCCACTGCCCACTCAAATGTACTCCTGGCCCCATCTCGTCCAAGGCGGATCCCTTGTGCTGGTGAATGGCTCTGGAACAGGTCGCTCCTGGAGTTACCTTCCTGTGGTCTGCTCATCCGTGTTGCGTTCCTTGCAAAATGCACCCACTTCCCTTGAGGATCGCCTTGCTCCGGGTCCTCTGGCCCTGCTGGTGGTGGATTCTGTGGAGAATGCCAAGAAATTGACCTCCCATTGCGACTTCCTGATGAGGGACTACAACACCGAATTCCCGAATGTGGTTAATACACACGCTTATTCCATGGATGatgtatatcttatattaCTTAACTCGTGCGGTGTTTTAGTAACCACAATGACCCATTTATTGGACATATTGGTCAGTACATTAAACCTTGTGGATCTGACTAGATTGCAGTTCCTCATCTTCGATGACTTCGATCGCATGCGCTTGGGGAATCCTCAACTCCTGGACGAAGTGCTGCAAAAAGTGCATAGCTTTGGTTGTTTAACGATGCAGTTGGTACTGGTGGCTCAGCAATGGCATTCGGAGAAATACAGGAAACTCTTGAAGCGATCGATAAAACCACTTATACTCTTTGGAGATTTTTTCGAGGCTGCTCTGTACGGAGGtctcaaaatgaaaatcattCTACGCAATTCCGCCTTGAAGACCAAACAGCTTCTCGAAATCCTGGCGGCACAGGAAGGTCCAAGGAAGCGCACACTGATATACTGCAAGGATCAGATGGAGCTGGATCACCTGAAAATAGTTTTAACCGGAGCCGGACATCAATGTGTGGGCATTTCGAGAGCTCTAAATCTg GAACCACACGAGTTGATGCTGGTCAAGGATAGCCAGCTCCAGGAACAGCTCCCCATGAGAAACATTGAGCTGCTTATCCACTTCAGTCTTTCGGAGTCCTGGCTGAGATTCGCTAGTCGTTTTCATACCATGGCAGGCAACATACGTAATTTATTGACGACATCACCGGGAAATGAGAAACATTCCTTGGTCACCTACTTAATGCTGGACGAGAGGAACTCCAGGGAGTGGTCACGCACCATTAAATTCCTACAAGATCACGGCATCGAAACGAAGGAGTTGATGCCCCACAGCTGGCTGAAATTGGATGACAGTCTTCCCTACTGTCCGTACCTACTTAGCAGTGGTGATTGCAATCGAAACCAGTGCAATAAGCGACATTACTACGTTAGCACCGATCTTCCAGGACCTGGAAATCCGCTTCAGCAAGCGGGGACGTTAATTCGCTGCAAGTTGTACCAAGTCTACGATGCAGTTCATATGGCCGTCTGGCCCATGAAGTATAAGACTAAGGATTCGACCACCTGGATAAAAGTGCCATATCCTTCCAATCCGTCGACATTAGTGCTTAAAATGAGCTTGGGAGTGCCAAAGAAGGTACATAGCCCATGTAACCTTAACGATGTCTGTTTTGTGCTGTATCAAGAAACCTGGAGGAGGGTGAGAATTGTGGACATCCCTCCCAAACAACTGGTCAGTGTCCAATTCCTGGATCATGGCCGAGAGATAGTGCAGGTTAAGCCGAGTGAGCTAAAGCAGTGTCCGGAGAAGTATAGAACCCTACCACCTCTGGCTATGGATATTCGTTTGTCAGAATTAGTTCCAGCAGGAGAAGAAGGCAAGTGGTCGGCGAACACCATTCAATGGGTTCAGGAAAACTTGCATGTGGTTGATGGTCAGGTAATCCAGATATGCGTTGATTGCGCCGTATTAGATGTGGTCTATGTCAAGGAAGTTGCCTTAATTGAGGAGTGTCCGACGATGCTTACAAGTGTGTACAAAATCTTTTTGAGCAAGGAACTGCTTCGGCAAGGATTCGCCAAAACAGACAAATCAAGCATTCAAGAACTGAGGGTCATGCACGAGCATCAAAAACAGGAAATGGAAAAGCTGGAAGCCGACAAGGAAAACTTTAGTTTCGTAAGGAGGAACACCGATTTGGAGGATCATAAATTCATACTTACTTCTCCTAGAAAGGAATGCACAGAGCTGACCAAAAGCTCGGAGGAAAGCGATTTGAGTAATAAGAAAAGCTTCATGATAGCGTCACACGAAAGATTTATAAATACAGAAAAATCAGAAGAGAAAGGGAGTAAGGAATTATATAAAGAAAGCACTTGCAAAGTGGATACTGAGGACACTGACGAGAAATCAATACAGGAAAAACAAGCCCAGATCGACCCATCAATAGACAGTACTACTGCATTATTAAACACTCTGATTCACGAGTTGAACACTGCGACTCCCTCAAAGAAAAAGGATACTCAACACTTTATACACAACCTTGTAAACGGAGAGGAAAACCAGGACATCCCTAAAAGGAAGTCCTGTGCAAAAcctataaaactaaataaaacaCTTGAAGAATTTCAACTGGAGCCTTCGAAGGAACAAGTAACGCAGTCCTTGAACTGTGCCACAAAATCTGAAGAAGTAGTGCATCCCAGGGTTAAATGGCATCAGACCCAAACCCATATCGAGCTAATCATTGAACAGCGGGTACCAGAGTATAAGCTCATTGTAGAGGGAAATACCATTGTTTATAAAGTGACAACACCTACTCCCAATCAACGTTGCCTTCTAAATCTGCTGGGCGAGGTGAAGATCGACAGGGAGAAGCAACATGGCTACTACCTACATGTCAAGTTGACCAAGGTTGGTTTACCAATATACTGGCCTACTCTTCTTAACTCTCTGTATGCCCAGCAACATTCCCATTGGTTGATATACGATACTGAGCGTGCTCAGGGTGCTCCACCATCCGTGGGTTTGATCCTTTTGGAAAGGTACCTAAATCACGAAAAACGAAATAACCACTCCGATTCAGAGGAAGACGAATCCAATTCTCCGGATGTCTTTATCGAGTCGGGAGTGGAATATGGCAACGTGGACGACTCTGTATATGAGGATTTTTAG
- the LOC119547618 gene encoding putative ATP-dependent RNA helicase SoYb isoform X2: MEPQLDAGQGEPILITHFVNPHKFSYVKCKDVQKSALLVLQIEQDLKDYCSSEKSKTVYLEDERVIVRYMPWKPPKLLRGVVLKRQYEEYLVRIVDYGFTLCCSVRDLWPLPEHLSRSFWDIKEGGVAFIIPSFGSCWPRSAIRSLDKQLEEATQLTFKVLYKSSSNRDFGQLLLRSSSQTEDAAEFLIQREHARRNESQTMLMGSSSDELSFELAEINDLAIDARPRVRSIMELVAGSSSSENPQKLHLQKLIYTNVSGALNAGANRYTLTHPSTQPQKLDALLQNRNTYLIPETGKILSKIQSNSGNSVQTALVNWSKQVDTKIPHKKNKLEVHGKLDEKFVRSENLSDCISKLKLSAVNQKYDQKDNRCDSNPTKPSLSSENFTAHLDQTSSLKSSCSDKAEISESSTIYSSIASNGNETDQLNTRTVTFSMEKLDQIFNDMLGKTSSGSLIPRSGSHQSNPRTLTSTSDLAKKAESDVDIPIYKSKGSPTHLVLAHSAETVDPVRSYNELHLCKEIQLAMNDLKFHSPLPTQMYSWPHLVQGGSLVLVNGSGTGRSWSYLPVVCSSVLRSLQNAPTSLEDRLAPGPLALLVVDSVENAKKLTSHCDFLMRDYNTEFPNVVNTHAYSMDDVYLILLNSCGVLVTTMTHLLDILVSTLNLVDLTRLQFLIFDDFDRMRLGNPQLLDEVLQKVHSFGCLTMQLVLVAQQWHSEKYRKLLKRSIKPLILFGDFFEAALYGGLKMKIILRNSALKTKQLLEILAAQEGPRKRTLIYCKDQMELDHLKIVLTGAGHQCVGISRALNLEPHELMLVKDSQLQEQLPMRNIELLIHFSLSESWLRFASRFHTMAGNIRNLLTTSPGNEKHSLVTYLMLDERNSREWSRTIKFLQDHGIETKELMPHSWLKLDDSLPYCPYLLSSGDCNRNQCNKRHYYVSTDLPGPGNPLQQAGTLIRCKLYQVYDAVHMAVWPMKYKTKDSTTWIKVPYPSNPSTLVLKMSLGVPKKVHSPCNLNDVCFVLYQETWRRVRIVDIPPKQLVSVQFLDHGREIVQVKPSELKQCPEKYRTLPPLAMDIRLSELVPAGEEGKWSANTIQWVQENLHVVDGQVIQICVDCAVLDVVYVKEVALIEECPTMLTSVYKIFLSKELLRQGFAKTDKSSIQELRVMHEHQKQEMEKLEADKENFSFVRRNTDLEDHKFILTSPRKECTELTKSSEESDLSNKKSFMIASHERFINTEKSEEKGSKELYKESTCKVDTEDTDEKSIQEKQAQIDPSIDSTTALLNTLIHELNTATPSKKKDTQHFIHNLVNGEENQDIPKRKSCAKPIKLNKTLEEFQLEPSKEQVTQSLNCATKSEEVVHPRVKWHQTQTHIELIIEQRVPEYKLIVEGNTIVYKVTTPTPNQRCLLNLLGEVKIDREKQHGYYLHVKLTKQHSHWLIYDTERAQGAPPSVGLILLERYLNHEKRNNHSDSEEDESNSPDVFIESGVEYGNVDDSVYEDF, translated from the exons ATGGAACCCCAACTGGATGCTGGCCAAGGAGAACCCATTTTGATAACACATTTTGTGAATCCCCACAAATTCAGCTATGTAAAATGCAAGGATGTACAAAAGTCAGCCCTCTTGGTACTACAAATAGAGCAGGATTTAAAGGATTACTGCAGCAGCGAAAAATCAAAGACCGTCTACCTGGAGGATGAAAGGGTTATTGTGCGCTACATGCCATGGAAACCGCCCAAGCTACTACGGGGTGTGGTTCTCAAGCGCCAGTATGAGGAGTACCTGGTTAGGATCGTGGACTACGGATTTACCCTTTGCTGTTCTGTGCGGGATCTGTGGCCACTGCCTGAGCATTTGAGCCGTAGTTTCTGGGACATCAAAGAGGGTGGAGTGGCGTTTATCATTCCCTCTTTTGGCAGTTGCTGGCCACGATCCGCTATACGAAGCCTGGACAAGCAGCTGGAGGAAGCCACCCAGCTCACTTTTAAAGTCTTATATAAAAGCTCATCCAATCGAGATTTCGGCCAGCTTTTGTTAAGATCATCTAGCCAAACTGAGGATGCAGCAGAGTTTCTTATACAGCGTGAACATGCCCGCAGAAATGAATCTCAAACCATGTTGATGGGTAGCTCTTCCGATGAGTTAAGCTTTGAACTGGCGGAGATCAACGACTTGGCGATCGATGCGCGTCCGCGTGTCAGGAGCATAATGGAGCTAGTGGCTGGTAGTTCGTCTTCCGAAAACCCCCAGAAGTTACATCTGCAGAAGCTCATCTACACCAATGTATCCGGAGCTTTGAATGCAGGTGCTAATAGATATACATTAACTCATCCGTCAACTCAGCCCCAGAAGTTGGATGCGTTACTTCAAAATCGTAATACCTATCTTATACCAGAAACTGGAAAAATCCTGAGCAAGATTCAAAGCAACAGCGGCAATTCCGTGCAAACAGCCCTGGTTAACTGGTCAAAACAGGTTGATACAAAAATTCCACATAAGAAGAACAAATTAGAAGTGCATGGTAAACTGGATGAAAAATTTGTAAGATCAGAGAATCTATCAGATTGTATCTCAAAGCTGAAGCTATCAGCAGTTAACCAAAAGTATGACCAAAAAGACAATCGATGTGATTCAAATCCGACAAAACCATCACTATCATCTGAGAATTTTACTGCACATCTTGATCAAACATCTTCACTAAAAAGTTCTTGCTCAGATAAGGCTGAAATATCCGAGTCATCAACAATATATTCGTCTATAGCTTCAAATGGTAATGAAACTGACCAACTAAATACTCGAACAGTAACCTTTTCAATGGAGAAGTTGGATCAGATATTTAATGACATGCTTGGTAAGACATCTTCTGGCAGCTTGATACCAAGAAGTGGAAGCCACCAATCAAATCCAAGGACTTTGACATCAACATCTGATTTGGCGAAGAAAGCTGAATCCGACGTAGATATTCCAATTTATAAATCGAAGGGTTCTCCAACCCATTTGGTGCTGGCACACAGCGCCGAGACGGTGGATCCTGTAAGAAGTTATAACGAGCTACATTTGTGCAAGGAAATCCAGTTGGCCATGAATGACCTGAAGTTTCATTCGCCACTGCCCACTCAAATGTACTCCTGGCCCCATCTCGTCCAAGGCGGATCCCTTGTGCTGGTGAATGGCTCTGGAACAGGTCGCTCCTGGAGTTACCTTCCTGTGGTCTGCTCATCCGTGTTGCGTTCCTTGCAAAATGCACCCACTTCCCTTGAGGATCGCCTTGCTCCGGGTCCTCTGGCCCTGCTGGTGGTGGATTCTGTGGAGAATGCCAAGAAATTGACCTCCCATTGCGACTTCCTGATGAGGGACTACAACACCGAATTCCCGAATGTGGTTAATACACACGCTTATTCCATGGATGatgtatatcttatattaCTTAACTCGTGCGGTGTTTTAGTAACCACAATGACCCATTTATTGGACATATTGGTCAGTACATTAAACCTTGTGGATCTGACTAGATTGCAGTTCCTCATCTTCGATGACTTCGATCGCATGCGCTTGGGGAATCCTCAACTCCTGGACGAAGTGCTGCAAAAAGTGCATAGCTTTGGTTGTTTAACGATGCAGTTGGTACTGGTGGCTCAGCAATGGCATTCGGAGAAATACAGGAAACTCTTGAAGCGATCGATAAAACCACTTATACTCTTTGGAGATTTTTTCGAGGCTGCTCTGTACGGAGGtctcaaaatgaaaatcattCTACGCAATTCCGCCTTGAAGACCAAACAGCTTCTCGAAATCCTGGCGGCACAGGAAGGTCCAAGGAAGCGCACACTGATATACTGCAAGGATCAGATGGAGCTGGATCACCTGAAAATAGTTTTAACCGGAGCCGGACATCAATGTGTGGGCATTTCGAGAGCTCTAAATCTg GAACCACACGAGTTGATGCTGGTCAAGGATAGCCAGCTCCAGGAACAGCTCCCCATGAGAAACATTGAGCTGCTTATCCACTTCAGTCTTTCGGAGTCCTGGCTGAGATTCGCTAGTCGTTTTCATACCATGGCAGGCAACATACGTAATTTATTGACGACATCACCGGGAAATGAGAAACATTCCTTGGTCACCTACTTAATGCTGGACGAGAGGAACTCCAGGGAGTGGTCACGCACCATTAAATTCCTACAAGATCACGGCATCGAAACGAAGGAGTTGATGCCCCACAGCTGGCTGAAATTGGATGACAGTCTTCCCTACTGTCCGTACCTACTTAGCAGTGGTGATTGCAATCGAAACCAGTGCAATAAGCGACATTACTACGTTAGCACCGATCTTCCAGGACCTGGAAATCCGCTTCAGCAAGCGGGGACGTTAATTCGCTGCAAGTTGTACCAAGTCTACGATGCAGTTCATATGGCCGTCTGGCCCATGAAGTATAAGACTAAGGATTCGACCACCTGGATAAAAGTGCCATATCCTTCCAATCCGTCGACATTAGTGCTTAAAATGAGCTTGGGAGTGCCAAAGAAGGTACATAGCCCATGTAACCTTAACGATGTCTGTTTTGTGCTGTATCAAGAAACCTGGAGGAGGGTGAGAATTGTGGACATCCCTCCCAAACAACTGGTCAGTGTCCAATTCCTGGATCATGGCCGAGAGATAGTGCAGGTTAAGCCGAGTGAGCTAAAGCAGTGTCCGGAGAAGTATAGAACCCTACCACCTCTGGCTATGGATATTCGTTTGTCAGAATTAGTTCCAGCAGGAGAAGAAGGCAAGTGGTCGGCGAACACCATTCAATGGGTTCAGGAAAACTTGCATGTGGTTGATGGTCAGGTAATCCAGATATGCGTTGATTGCGCCGTATTAGATGTGGTCTATGTCAAGGAAGTTGCCTTAATTGAGGAGTGTCCGACGATGCTTACAAGTGTGTACAAAATCTTTTTGAGCAAGGAACTGCTTCGGCAAGGATTCGCCAAAACAGACAAATCAAGCATTCAAGAACTGAGGGTCATGCACGAGCATCAAAAACAGGAAATGGAAAAGCTGGAAGCCGACAAGGAAAACTTTAGTTTCGTAAGGAGGAACACCGATTTGGAGGATCATAAATTCATACTTACTTCTCCTAGAAAGGAATGCACAGAGCTGACCAAAAGCTCGGAGGAAAGCGATTTGAGTAATAAGAAAAGCTTCATGATAGCGTCACACGAAAGATTTATAAATACAGAAAAATCAGAAGAGAAAGGGAGTAAGGAATTATATAAAGAAAGCACTTGCAAAGTGGATACTGAGGACACTGACGAGAAATCAATACAGGAAAAACAAGCCCAGATCGACCCATCAATAGACAGTACTACTGCATTATTAAACACTCTGATTCACGAGTTGAACACTGCGACTCCCTCAAAGAAAAAGGATACTCAACACTTTATACACAACCTTGTAAACGGAGAGGAAAACCAGGACATCCCTAAAAGGAAGTCCTGTGCAAAAcctataaaactaaataaaacaCTTGAAGAATTTCAACTGGAGCCTTCGAAGGAACAAGTAACGCAGTCCTTGAACTGTGCCACAAAATCTGAAGAAGTAGTGCATCCCAGGGTTAAATGGCATCAGACCCAAACCCATATCGAGCTAATCATTGAACAGCGGGTACCAGAGTATAAGCTCATTGTAGAGGGAAATACCATTGTTTATAAAGTGACAACACCTACTCCCAATCAACGTTGCCTTCTAAATCTGCTGGGCGAGGTGAAGATCGACAGGGAGAAGCAACATGGCTACTACCTACATGTCAAGTTGACCAAG CAACATTCCCATTGGTTGATATACGATACTGAGCGTGCTCAGGGTGCTCCACCATCCGTGGGTTTGATCCTTTTGGAAAGGTACCTAAATCACGAAAAACGAAATAACCACTCCGATTCAGAGGAAGACGAATCCAATTCTCCGGATGTCTTTATCGAGTCGGGAGTGGAATATGGCAACGTGGACGACTCTGTATATGAGGATTTTTAG
- the LOC119547620 gene encoding uncharacterized protein LOC119547620, whose amino-acid sequence MSPRRDKRDLSYWLKQAATLPDCVPPEQQEEERKKLHHPASILWSPQMQKKNENSFREYLGFAARCYRIEEEQALFILRRQGFDIPLARRRLERIETARGCRYHRWKAQDLIRLSKAFEKYGTNFEKIHKQLPHLPKAEVRLYFYYMYPEV is encoded by the coding sequence ATGTCGCCGCGAAGGGATAAGCGAGACTTAAGCTATTGGCTCAAGCAAGCGGCCACTTTGCCCGATTGCGTGCCGCCGGAGCAGCAGGAAGAGGAGCGGAAGAAGCTGCATCATCCCGCCTCAATCCTATGGTCGCCGCAAATGCAGAAAAAGAACGAAAACAGTTTTCGCGAATACCTGGGCTTTGCGGCCAGGTGTTACCgtatcgaggaggagcaggccCTGTTCATCCTGCGACGTCAGGGCTTCGATATACCCTTGGCCCGTCGACGTCTGGAGCGGATTGAGACCGCTCGTGGATGTCGCTATCATCGCTGGAAGGCCCAGGATCTCATTCGACTTTCGAAGGCCTTCGAAAAATACGGCACCAACTTCGAGAAGATCCATAAGCAGTTGCCCCACCTCCCGAAGGCCGAGGTCCGTCTGTATTTTTACTACATGTACCCGGAGGTTTAG